The following coding sequences are from one Hyalangium minutum window:
- a CDS encoding STAS/SEC14 domain-containing protein: MPFQITVHEPDRILEVVYPPQPTQEDVDDYLTRVRATIEALNGDWSALVDQSQLRVMPSNMVVIMAKLNAFAQLKGMKRSARIVSTAASGLQAWRMTKQAMLNIPARTFESRADALHWLKNPDDE; the protein is encoded by the coding sequence ATGCCCTTCCAGATCACTGTCCACGAACCGGATCGCATCCTCGAGGTCGTCTACCCGCCGCAGCCCACGCAGGAGGACGTGGACGACTACCTCACGCGCGTGAGGGCCACCATTGAAGCGCTCAACGGCGACTGGAGCGCGCTGGTGGATCAATCCCAGTTGCGCGTCATGCCCTCCAACATGGTGGTCATCATGGCCAAGCTCAACGCGTTCGCGCAGCTCAAGGGCATGAAGCGCTCGGCGCGCATCGTCTCCACGGCGGCCTCCGGGCTCCAGGCGTGGCGGATGACCAAGCAGGCCATGCTCAACATCCCCGCGCGCACCTTCGAGTCCCGCGCCGACGCCCTGCACTGGCTGAAGAACCCCGACGACGAGTGA
- a CDS encoding serine protease has protein sequence MRNPWSSAPRRARVLGILLCTLAFAGCGPLEEGDVAQEPVGESQKPVVYGTDNRTDVYAHTDVTLRARAQQSTVALMRPSAINTSSPNNVTFSASTLQSAFNLCTNQRFLTDPTPAFCSGTLIDDDLVLTAGHCITSSSDCSNTRFVFNFYRPAAGALQTVTTADIFSCQSIVARQQAVVNGQNLDFAVVRLDRAAAPRFTPAPIRAGNSALPVGTSITVIGSGSGIPFKIDAGGTVRDARAATLDYFIANTDTFGGNSGSGVYENSGYTVAGILVRGETDYVTSGSCRVVNVCTETGCRGEDITYVRPAINAYCAVAGSLRLCGTSEPPLPPANSLAFNTTNTNSAQQNTVNKVVALTAGQKITVATCGLTGANFTGDTFLRLFGPAATEVANNDDACGGQGSSLSFTATTSGNYEIRAGCYSSGSCSGTAVWEITTGTPPANGSYAFSASNTNSAQQNTVNRDVTLAAGQTITLGTCGVSGSSASGDTYLRLYGPAASQVASNDDGCGSGTASNLTYTVTTAGTYQIRAGCYNATSCSGTVAWTVQ, from the coding sequence ATGCGTAACCCCTGGTCCAGCGCCCCCCGGCGCGCCCGCGTTCTCGGAATTCTGCTGTGTACCCTGGCCTTCGCCGGCTGCGGCCCTCTGGAGGAGGGCGACGTGGCGCAGGAGCCGGTGGGCGAGTCCCAGAAGCCCGTCGTCTATGGCACGGACAACCGCACGGACGTGTACGCGCACACGGACGTCACCCTGCGGGCCCGCGCCCAGCAGTCCACCGTGGCGCTGATGCGGCCCAGCGCGATCAACACGAGCAGCCCCAACAACGTCACCTTCTCCGCATCCACGCTGCAGTCTGCCTTCAACCTGTGCACGAACCAGCGCTTCCTGACGGATCCAACGCCGGCGTTCTGCTCGGGCACGCTCATCGATGATGACCTGGTGCTCACGGCGGGCCACTGCATCACCAGCTCGTCGGACTGCTCCAACACGCGCTTCGTCTTCAACTTCTACCGGCCTGCGGCTGGCGCGCTGCAGACCGTCACCACGGCGGATATCTTCTCGTGCCAGTCCATCGTCGCGCGCCAGCAGGCGGTGGTGAACGGGCAGAACCTGGACTTCGCCGTCGTCCGCCTGGACCGGGCCGCCGCCCCGCGCTTCACCCCGGCGCCCATCCGCGCGGGCAACAGCGCGCTGCCGGTGGGTACCTCCATCACCGTGATTGGCAGCGGCAGCGGCATCCCTTTCAAGATCGACGCGGGCGGCACGGTGCGCGACGCGCGCGCCGCCACGCTGGACTACTTCATCGCCAACACGGACACCTTCGGCGGCAACTCGGGCTCGGGCGTGTATGAAAACAGCGGCTACACGGTGGCGGGCATCCTCGTGCGTGGCGAGACGGACTACGTGACGAGCGGAAGCTGCCGCGTGGTGAACGTGTGCACCGAGACGGGCTGCCGCGGCGAGGACATCACCTACGTGCGCCCGGCCATCAACGCCTACTGCGCGGTGGCGGGCAGCCTGCGCCTGTGCGGCACCTCCGAGCCGCCGCTCCCGCCGGCCAACTCGCTGGCCTTCAACACGACGAACACCAACAGCGCCCAGCAGAACACGGTGAACAAGGTGGTGGCCCTGACGGCCGGACAGAAGATCACCGTGGCCACCTGTGGCCTCACCGGCGCCAACTTCACCGGTGACACGTTCCTGCGCCTGTTCGGACCGGCCGCTACCGAGGTGGCCAACAACGACGACGCGTGCGGCGGCCAGGGCTCCAGCCTGAGCTTCACCGCCACCACCAGCGGCAACTACGAGATCCGCGCCGGCTGCTATTCCAGCGGCAGCTGCAGCGGCACCGCCGTGTGGGAGATCACCACGGGCACGCCTCCGGCCAACGGCTCGTACGCCTTCAGCGCGAGCAACACCAACAGCGCTCAGCAGAACACGGTGAACCGGGACGTCACCCTCGCCGCCGGCCAGACGATCACCCTGGGCACCTGCGGCGTCAGCGGCTCCTCGGCCTCCGGGGACACCTATCTGCGGCTCTATGGCCCGGCGGCCTCCCAGGTGGCCTCCAATGACGACGGGTGCGGCAGCGGCACGGCCTCCAACCTGACCTACACCGTCACCACGGCCGGCACCTACCAGATCCGCGCGGGCTGCTACAACGCCACCAGCTGCAGCGGCACGGTGGCCTGGACGGTCCAGTAG
- a CDS encoding vWA domain-containing protein, producing the protein MTRRLLAALVAAVFTVAGCGVPVSSAADGFGATPGGAQDIGLARRKVAEGQVPLQEDFVAEGLYSEHDLPLDGSGCDQVLCLRTATGIAPAIDTGRQEVFVQVGFSSNVDGATFRRKPLDVALVIDHSGSMSGEPMEAVKEAARRLVGKLDENDTFSLVIFDDEVDTLVKQQPVKDRAALLNAIGKIEAEDSTCIECGLKEGFEQLAKRPVDAARSRRLFLFTDAMPNVGATGDSEFMDLLRSNSEAGRDTTVFGVNIAFGQELVTKISAVRGSNYFYLNNAERTQAVFGEDFDFLVTPIAYDLHMALTPAEGFRVEAVYGVPGVAPGVSTATLDVATVFLSRRRGAIVARMSSTGEVHPNQSVVASGFSFQPVEGAASPEVTLTAKYEGSEPLSATASWYSQSTVRKTVALTNFILGARKACEQWHKGEKAAASEVAQRTAALVRAEAEALDDAPLRTEAELAEKLAALMKP; encoded by the coding sequence ATGACGCGAAGGCTCCTCGCCGCGCTGGTGGCGGCGGTGTTCACGGTGGCTGGCTGTGGTGTGCCCGTTTCGTCAGCGGCCGACGGCTTCGGAGCCACGCCCGGCGGAGCGCAGGACATCGGGCTGGCGCGCCGGAAGGTCGCGGAAGGCCAAGTCCCTCTGCAGGAGGACTTCGTCGCGGAGGGGCTCTACTCGGAGCATGACCTGCCCTTGGACGGCTCGGGCTGCGATCAGGTGCTGTGCCTGCGCACGGCGACGGGCATTGCCCCGGCCATCGATACGGGGCGCCAGGAGGTGTTCGTGCAGGTGGGCTTCTCCTCGAACGTGGACGGGGCCACCTTCCGCCGCAAGCCGCTGGATGTGGCGCTGGTCATCGACCACTCGGGCTCCATGTCGGGCGAGCCGATGGAGGCGGTGAAGGAGGCGGCGCGCAGGCTGGTGGGGAAGCTGGACGAGAACGACACCTTCTCGCTGGTCATCTTCGATGACGAGGTGGACACGCTGGTGAAGCAGCAGCCCGTGAAGGATCGCGCGGCGCTCCTGAACGCCATTGGCAAGATCGAGGCGGAGGACAGCACCTGCATCGAGTGTGGGCTGAAGGAGGGTTTCGAGCAGCTGGCCAAGAGGCCGGTGGATGCGGCGCGCTCCCGCCGGCTGTTCCTCTTCACGGACGCGATGCCCAACGTGGGCGCCACAGGCGACAGCGAGTTCATGGACCTGCTGCGCAGCAACTCCGAGGCAGGCCGGGACACCACCGTCTTCGGCGTGAACATCGCCTTTGGACAGGAACTCGTGACGAAGATCTCCGCCGTGCGCGGGTCGAACTACTTCTACCTGAACAACGCAGAGAGGACGCAGGCGGTGTTCGGCGAGGACTTCGACTTCCTGGTGACGCCCATCGCCTATGACTTGCACATGGCGCTTACCCCGGCGGAGGGCTTCCGGGTGGAGGCGGTGTACGGCGTGCCCGGAGTGGCTCCAGGAGTGAGCACGGCCACGCTGGATGTGGCCACGGTGTTCCTCTCGCGGCGCCGGGGCGCCATCGTCGCGCGGATGAGCAGCACCGGCGAGGTGCATCCGAACCAGTCCGTGGTGGCGAGCGGGTTCTCCTTCCAGCCCGTGGAGGGCGCTGCGTCGCCCGAGGTCACCCTCACCGCGAAGTACGAGGGCAGCGAGCCGCTCAGCGCCACGGCGTCGTGGTACTCGCAGAGCACGGTGCGCAAGACGGTGGCGCTGACGAACTTCATCCTGGGCGCTCGGAAGGCCTGTGAGCAGTGGCACAAGGGCGAGAAGGCGGCGGCCAGCGAGGTGGCGCAGCGCACGGCGGCGCTGGTGCGCGCGGAGGCGGAGGCGTTGGACGACGCTCCGCTGCGCACCGAGGCGGAACTGGCCGAGAAGCTGGCCGCGCTCATGAAGCCCTGA
- a CDS encoding FAD-binding oxidoreductase, whose translation MSTAALPDAFLQAISEGFPPDFLTREPSELAEYGRDWTRVYAPAPVAIAFPRTTDEVARLLALCNAHRVAVVPSGGRTGLAAGAVAAKGELVLSLRRMNRMDPVDLLGNTVRVQAGAVTEAVHQHCAQHGLTWPVDFASKGSSHVGGNIATNAGGVKVIRYGLTRQWVLGLQVVTAQGQVLELNGALEKNNTGADLRQLFIGSEGTLGIITEATLKLTRLPGKQEVFLFAVPDVAAVLRLFRDARQAPLLLSAYEFFTDKCLARVQRHRKLRSPFDAPSGCYVLVEAEATDAAAVEAWLSSLFERGLVTDGTQAQSASQAAELWALRESISESLSATGLPHKNDISLPISALESFCSELDQFFRARYPSWEICLFGHIGDGNLHVNVMKPDTLEKAEFLAHTKQADHDIFSLVRKYGGSISAEHGIGLLKKDYLSYTRAPAELELLRTLKRAMDPHGILNPGKILDT comes from the coding sequence ATGTCCACCGCCGCTCTGCCCGACGCTTTCCTCCAAGCCATCTCCGAGGGCTTTCCTCCCGACTTCCTCACCCGAGAGCCGAGCGAGTTGGCGGAGTACGGGCGCGACTGGACGCGCGTCTACGCCCCGGCCCCGGTGGCCATCGCCTTCCCCCGCACGACGGACGAGGTGGCGCGGCTGCTGGCCCTGTGCAACGCGCACCGCGTGGCGGTGGTGCCCTCAGGTGGGCGCACGGGCTTGGCGGCGGGCGCGGTGGCGGCCAAGGGGGAGCTGGTGCTCTCCCTGCGGCGGATGAACCGGATGGATCCAGTGGATCTGCTCGGCAACACGGTGCGCGTACAAGCAGGAGCGGTGACGGAGGCGGTGCACCAGCACTGCGCTCAGCACGGGCTCACGTGGCCGGTGGACTTCGCCTCCAAGGGCTCCAGCCACGTGGGCGGCAACATCGCCACCAACGCGGGTGGGGTGAAGGTCATCCGCTACGGGCTCACTCGGCAGTGGGTGCTGGGGCTCCAGGTGGTGACGGCCCAGGGGCAAGTGCTGGAGCTCAACGGCGCGCTGGAGAAGAACAACACGGGCGCGGATCTACGCCAGCTCTTCATCGGCAGCGAGGGCACGCTGGGCATCATCACCGAGGCGACGCTCAAGCTCACCCGTCTTCCCGGCAAGCAGGAGGTGTTCCTCTTCGCGGTGCCGGACGTGGCGGCGGTGCTGCGGCTGTTCCGGGACGCGCGGCAGGCGCCGCTGCTGCTGTCCGCCTACGAGTTCTTCACGGACAAGTGCCTGGCCCGAGTGCAGCGCCACCGCAAGCTGCGCTCGCCCTTCGACGCGCCCAGCGGCTGCTACGTGCTGGTGGAGGCGGAGGCCACGGACGCGGCGGCGGTGGAGGCGTGGCTGAGCTCGCTCTTCGAGCGCGGGCTGGTGACGGACGGCACGCAGGCCCAGAGCGCCTCGCAGGCCGCGGAGCTGTGGGCGCTGCGCGAGAGCATCAGCGAGAGCCTCTCCGCCACCGGCCTGCCCCACAAGAACGACATCTCCCTGCCCATCTCCGCTCTGGAGTCCTTCTGCTCGGAGCTGGATCAGTTCTTCCGCGCGCGTTACCCCAGCTGGGAGATCTGCCTCTTTGGCCACATTGGTGACGGCAACCTGCACGTCAACGTGATGAAGCCGGACACGCTGGAGAAGGCGGAGTTCCTCGCCCACACGAAGCAGGCGGACCACGACATCTTCTCCCTGGTGCGCAAGTACGGCGGCAGCATCTCCGCCGAGCACGGCATCGGCCTGCTGAAGAAGGACTACCTCTCCTACACGCGCGCCCCGGCCGAGCTGGAGCTGCTGCGCACCCTCAAGCGCGCGATGGACCCTCACGGCATCCTCAACCCGGGGAAGATCCTCGACACCTGA
- a CDS encoding alpha/beta hydrolase family protein gives MSLRVSRVIAAVALLPTLALADIPPPRAEQKPAPAKAPEPAKAPAKPSKQYSIEQFMATTKLAGASFSPDEKKLLYSSNETGIFNAFSVPVGGGKPTQLTQSKTDTTFAVSYFPNDERILFTRDQGGNENNHLYVRELDGTEKDLTPGDKLKATFQGWKSDDYSAFYVLTNERDARFFDLYKYDAKKYTRTLLYQNDGNYQIADISRDEKWIALGKPRTTSDSDVFLYNVAQKTHTNITAHKGIVSNSAAEFDPGSTALYFLTDGGSEFKRVARYVLATKKVEDVERADWDIMYTYFSKNGAYRVTAVNEDGRTAIRLWDVKAGKQVALPQMPEGDITSVVIARSEKRMAFYHNGDRAPSNLYVHEFATAKPSRLTNALTTEISAEDLVDAQVVRFKSFDGMEIPNILYKPHQATAESKAPALIWVHGGPGGQTRKGYSAVIQYLVNHGYVVLGINNRGSSGYGKTFFTADDQKHGREPLRDCLEAKKYLSSLPYVDSSRIGIAGGSYGGYMTLAALAFHPDAFNVGVDIFGVSNWLRTLKSVPPWWESFREALYQEIGDPAKHEQMLKDISPLFHADKIKKPLLVIQGANDPRVIQPESDDIVQAVKKNKVPVEYVVFPDEGHGFTKKKNEVEAYSRMLNFLDQHLKKSGTAPMN, from the coding sequence ATGTCGTTGCGTGTCTCACGCGTGATTGCCGCAGTGGCGCTGCTCCCCACGCTGGCTCTGGCCGATATCCCTCCCCCGCGCGCCGAGCAGAAGCCCGCGCCCGCGAAGGCCCCCGAGCCCGCGAAAGCACCCGCCAAACCCTCGAAGCAGTACTCCATTGAGCAGTTCATGGCGACCACGAAGCTGGCGGGCGCCTCGTTCTCCCCGGACGAGAAGAAGCTCCTCTACTCCTCCAACGAGACGGGCATCTTCAACGCCTTCAGCGTGCCGGTGGGCGGCGGCAAGCCCACGCAGCTCACCCAGTCCAAGACGGACACCACCTTCGCGGTCTCCTACTTCCCCAACGACGAGCGCATCCTCTTCACCCGCGATCAGGGCGGCAACGAGAACAACCACCTCTATGTGCGCGAGCTGGACGGCACGGAGAAGGACCTGACGCCGGGCGACAAGCTCAAGGCCACGTTCCAGGGCTGGAAGTCGGACGACTACTCGGCCTTCTACGTCCTCACCAATGAGCGGGACGCGCGCTTCTTCGACCTCTACAAGTACGACGCGAAGAAGTACACGCGCACCCTGCTCTACCAGAACGACGGCAACTACCAGATCGCCGACATCTCTCGGGACGAGAAGTGGATCGCCCTGGGCAAGCCGCGCACCACCTCCGACAGCGACGTGTTCCTCTACAACGTGGCGCAGAAGACGCACACGAACATCACCGCCCACAAGGGCATCGTCAGCAACTCGGCCGCCGAGTTCGACCCAGGCTCCACGGCCCTCTACTTCCTCACGGACGGGGGCTCCGAGTTCAAGCGCGTGGCGCGCTATGTGCTCGCCACGAAGAAGGTGGAGGACGTGGAGCGCGCCGACTGGGACATCATGTACACGTACTTCTCCAAGAACGGCGCCTACCGCGTCACCGCCGTCAACGAGGACGGGCGCACCGCCATCCGGCTCTGGGACGTGAAGGCGGGCAAGCAGGTGGCGCTGCCGCAGATGCCCGAGGGTGACATCACCTCGGTGGTCATCGCCCGCAGCGAGAAGCGCATGGCCTTCTACCACAACGGAGATCGCGCCCCGAGCAACCTCTACGTGCACGAGTTCGCCACCGCCAAGCCCTCGCGGCTCACGAACGCGCTGACGACGGAGATCTCCGCGGAGGACCTGGTGGACGCGCAGGTGGTGCGCTTCAAGTCCTTCGACGGGATGGAGATCCCCAACATCCTCTACAAGCCGCACCAGGCCACGGCGGAGAGCAAGGCGCCCGCCCTCATCTGGGTGCACGGCGGCCCCGGCGGGCAGACGCGCAAGGGCTACTCGGCGGTGATTCAGTACCTGGTGAACCACGGCTACGTGGTGCTGGGCATCAACAACCGCGGCAGCTCCGGCTACGGCAAGACGTTCTTCACCGCGGACGATCAGAAGCACGGCCGCGAGCCGCTGCGCGACTGCCTCGAGGCCAAGAAGTACCTGTCCAGCCTGCCCTACGTGGACAGCAGCCGCATTGGAATCGCGGGAGGCAGCTACGGCGGCTACATGACGCTGGCGGCGCTCGCCTTCCACCCAGACGCCTTCAACGTGGGCGTGGACATCTTCGGCGTCTCCAACTGGCTGCGCACCCTCAAGAGCGTGCCGCCCTGGTGGGAGTCCTTCCGCGAGGCGCTCTACCAGGAGATCGGCGACCCGGCGAAGCACGAGCAGATGCTCAAGGACATCTCCCCGCTCTTCCACGCCGACAAGATCAAGAAGCCCCTGCTCGTCATCCAGGGCGCCAATGATCCGCGCGTCATCCAGCCCGAGTCGGATGACATCGTCCAGGCAGTGAAGAAGAACAAGGTGCCCGTCGAGTACGTGGTCTTCCCCGACGAGGGCCACGGCTTCACCAAGAAGAAGAACGAGGTGGAGGCCTACTCGCGCATGCTGAACTTCCTGGATCAGCACCTGAAGAAGTCCGGCACCGCGCCGATGAACTGA
- a CDS encoding alpha/beta fold hydrolase, whose translation MPFLSIRGAQLYYEDTGGPGEPIVFSHGLLWNSHLYARQIEFLKSHYRCIAYDHRGQGRSTAPPGQPIDLRTVYEDAVAFIQALGLSPCHFVGLSMGGFVGLRVAARHPELLRSLMLLDTSAGSETLLSLSLYRVLTATAHWLGLRPVVDHIMSIYFGRTFLKDPARKAEREELRSQLLQNPRDVWRAMQGVITRRGVTEELARIVTPTLILVGDEDVVTSPERAELLHRHIRGSQLVRLPRVGHMSNLEQPELVNRAIQRFLFREATPVGEDSYALATVSSA comes from the coding sequence ATGCCCTTTCTGTCCATCCGTGGTGCACAGCTCTATTACGAGGATACTGGAGGGCCCGGTGAGCCAATCGTCTTTAGCCACGGGCTGCTCTGGAACTCTCATCTCTATGCCCGGCAGATCGAGTTCCTGAAGTCTCACTACCGCTGCATCGCCTACGATCATCGAGGACAGGGGCGGAGCACTGCTCCGCCCGGTCAGCCCATCGACCTGCGCACGGTGTATGAAGACGCCGTAGCCTTCATCCAAGCCTTGGGGCTGTCTCCCTGCCACTTCGTGGGCCTCTCCATGGGAGGCTTCGTGGGGCTGCGGGTCGCGGCGCGTCACCCGGAACTGCTGCGGTCGCTCATGCTGCTGGACACGTCTGCGGGCTCAGAGACGCTCCTCAGCCTGTCTCTCTACCGGGTGCTGACGGCGACGGCGCACTGGCTGGGCTTGCGGCCAGTGGTGGACCACATCATGTCCATCTACTTCGGGCGGACCTTCTTGAAGGATCCAGCGCGTAAGGCCGAGCGCGAGGAACTGCGGTCCCAACTCCTCCAGAATCCACGGGACGTGTGGAGGGCCATGCAGGGCGTCATCACCCGCCGAGGCGTCACCGAAGAGCTGGCGCGCATTGTTACCCCGACGCTCATCCTCGTGGGCGATGAGGATGTGGTGACGTCGCCGGAGCGGGCGGAGCTGCTGCACAGGCACATCCGCGGCTCACAGCTGGTACGGCTGCCTCGGGTGGGCCACATGTCCAACTTGGAGCAGCCGGAGCTGGTCAACCGCGCCATTCAGCGCTTCTTGTTCAGGGAGGCCACGCCTGTGGGTGAGGACTCCTACGCACTGGCGACTGTCTCGTCCGCATAG
- a CDS encoding OmpA/MotB family protein, with protein MKRTIVSLAMGTLFLGCGVPKSQLDAKALEAENLRRQYGDESEKAKALDSKVAQLSADLETAQKERAKSEEALAASESRRQELQKKVAELSALNESLAQSKEKLEKARAELEKKSEQYESLAQSLKDEIKTGKIELSELKGRMVVKMKDKILFSSGSVKINPEGQAALVKVAEALKDVPGKIVRVEGHTDDVPTDSKGPFPSNWELSTTRALAVVKLLQEKGVPAERLSAVGYGEFHPMASNRTPQGKSQNRRIEIVLAPEDQAPGAKTNSASR; from the coding sequence ATGAAACGGACGATCGTGTCGCTGGCCATGGGGACGCTGTTCCTGGGTTGTGGGGTTCCGAAGTCGCAGCTGGATGCGAAGGCCCTGGAGGCGGAGAACCTCCGCCGGCAGTACGGGGACGAGTCGGAGAAGGCGAAGGCGCTGGACTCGAAGGTGGCGCAGCTGTCGGCGGACCTGGAGACGGCGCAGAAGGAGCGCGCGAAGTCGGAAGAGGCGCTCGCCGCCAGCGAGTCCCGCAGGCAGGAGCTGCAGAAGAAGGTGGCGGAGCTGTCGGCGCTCAACGAGTCGCTGGCCCAGAGCAAGGAGAAGCTGGAGAAGGCGCGCGCAGAGCTGGAGAAGAAGTCCGAGCAGTACGAGTCGCTCGCGCAGAGCCTCAAGGATGAAATCAAGACGGGGAAGATCGAGCTGTCCGAGCTGAAGGGCCGGATGGTGGTGAAGATGAAGGACAAGATCCTCTTCTCGTCCGGCAGCGTGAAGATCAACCCGGAGGGGCAGGCGGCGCTGGTGAAGGTGGCCGAGGCGCTCAAGGACGTGCCGGGGAAGATTGTGCGTGTGGAGGGCCACACGGATGACGTGCCGACGGACTCCAAGGGGCCGTTCCCGAGCAACTGGGAGCTGTCCACCACGCGCGCGCTCGCGGTGGTGAAGCTGCTACAGGAGAAGGGCGTGCCGGCGGAGCGGCTCTCGGCGGTGGGCTATGGCGAGTTCCACCCGATGGCGTCCAATCGGACGCCGCAAGGCAAGAGCCAGAACCGCCGCATCGAGATCGTCCTGGCGCCCGAGGACCAGGCGCCGGGGGCGAAGACGAACTCGGCGAGCCGGTAA
- a CDS encoding pilus assembly protein PilB produces MVHHRALRPEQVPQVLAYQQQMRCKFGEAVLKLYLVPRDVFLRLLAGHLNVPFVRTEALDKVPVATVRMVPTEVLARLRVCPLKLQPGSTRGTLYVATSHPENLVQLDEVSFATGCIIQPVLALADDIERVLLRYRILDGRHQPIELPPEEDFRVEHDRYG; encoded by the coding sequence TTGGTTCACCACAGAGCGCTGAGACCCGAGCAGGTGCCGCAGGTGCTGGCCTACCAGCAGCAGATGCGGTGCAAGTTCGGCGAGGCGGTACTGAAGCTGTACCTCGTGCCGCGCGACGTGTTTCTGCGCTTACTGGCGGGCCACCTGAACGTGCCCTTCGTTCGGACGGAAGCGCTGGACAAGGTGCCCGTGGCGACGGTGCGGATGGTGCCGACGGAGGTGCTTGCACGCCTGCGCGTCTGCCCGCTGAAGCTGCAGCCGGGCAGCACGCGGGGAACGCTCTACGTGGCCACCTCCCATCCGGAGAACCTGGTCCAGCTGGATGAAGTGTCCTTCGCCACGGGCTGCATCATCCAGCCAGTGCTGGCGCTGGCGGACGACATCGAGCGCGTGCTGCTGCGCTACCGCATCCTCGACGGCCGTCACCAGCCCATCGAGCTGCCACCCGAGGAGGACTTCCGGGTGGAGCACGACCGCTACGGGTGA
- the serA gene encoding phosphoglycerate dehydrogenase — protein sequence MSTPRFPNPSSPISTKGPLRVLLLENIHVSAERLLAAEGFEVERVAGALKPDELAEKLKGVHLLGIRSKTNVPESSLAHAENLMAIGAFCIGTNQIDLTAANTHGIPAFNAPFSNTRSVAEMVIAEIIVLTRQLFDRSREVHTGQWRKVATGSHEVRGKTLGIIGYGHIGSQLGVLAESLGMRVVYYDIMTKLPLGNTRSAPTLDALLAESDFVTLHVPATPSTNMMMGAAELAKMKKGACLINASRGSVVDIPALARALRSKHLGGAAVDVYPEEPETNSDGFVTELQNLPNVVLTPHIGGSTEEAQESIGREVATSLIKFVRSGATTGSVNFPQVEVPLIPNTHRILNVHRNIPGVLRDINRIVSDMNANIHAQVLSTDSNIGYLVMDLDQDVSAQVCTAIAGLNTDIKTRIVS from the coding sequence ATGAGCACTCCCCGCTTCCCCAACCCGTCCTCGCCCATCAGCACCAAAGGTCCCCTCCGCGTCCTCCTGCTGGAGAACATCCACGTCTCCGCCGAGCGCCTGCTGGCCGCCGAGGGCTTCGAGGTGGAGCGAGTGGCCGGCGCCCTCAAGCCGGATGAGCTCGCCGAGAAGCTCAAGGGCGTGCACCTGCTGGGCATCCGCAGCAAGACGAACGTGCCGGAGAGCTCGCTGGCCCACGCCGAGAACCTGATGGCCATTGGCGCCTTCTGCATCGGCACCAACCAGATTGATCTGACGGCCGCCAACACCCACGGCATCCCCGCCTTCAATGCGCCGTTCAGCAACACGCGCAGCGTGGCGGAGATGGTGATTGCGGAGATCATCGTCCTGACGCGCCAGCTGTTCGACCGCAGCCGCGAGGTGCACACGGGCCAGTGGCGCAAGGTGGCCACCGGCAGCCACGAGGTGCGCGGCAAGACGCTGGGCATCATCGGCTACGGGCACATCGGCTCGCAGCTGGGCGTGCTGGCCGAGTCGCTGGGCATGCGCGTCGTCTACTACGACATCATGACGAAGCTGCCGCTGGGCAACACGCGCTCGGCTCCCACGCTGGACGCGCTGCTGGCCGAGTCGGACTTCGTCACCCTGCACGTGCCGGCCACGCCCTCCACCAACATGATGATGGGCGCGGCGGAGCTGGCGAAGATGAAGAAGGGCGCGTGCCTCATCAACGCCAGCCGCGGCTCCGTGGTGGATATTCCGGCGCTGGCGCGGGCACTGCGCTCCAAGCACCTGGGCGGCGCGGCGGTGGACGTGTACCCGGAGGAGCCAGAGACCAACAGCGACGGCTTCGTCACCGAGCTGCAGAACCTGCCCAACGTGGTGCTGACGCCCCACATCGGCGGCTCCACCGAGGAGGCCCAGGAGTCCATTGGCCGCGAGGTGGCCACCTCGCTCATCAAGTTCGTGCGCAGCGGCGCCACCACGGGCTCGGTGAACTTCCCGCAGGTGGAGGTGCCGCTCATCCCCAACACCCACCGCATCCTCAACGTGCACCGCAACATCCCCGGCGTGCTGCGCGACATCAACCGCATCGTCTCGGACATGAACGCCAACATCCACGCGCAGGTGCTGAGCACGGACTCCAACATCGGCTACCTGGTGATGGACCTGGACCAGGACGTGTCCGCCCAGGTGTGCACGGCCATCGCCGGGCTGAACACGGACATCAAGACGCGCATCGTGTCCTGA